A genomic window from Cucumis melo cultivar AY chromosome 8, USDA_Cmelo_AY_1.0, whole genome shotgun sequence includes:
- the LOC103484979 gene encoding uncharacterized protein LOC103484979 — protein MDSGSSGSIQSSSGGEDEYDSRAEGFSGFLNKPPGHVGPKANPSPQLTAHHPHSSTSSGLFDPFSNFLDPLPTRSHQNSIPNLDFLWPRNNPRSDPNPIHFPGSISMPPSSAPNSYMAATNSQVPHQTTEPNVVHQAPRGLTLTTDRSDVVPNNNNNTATGTSTGTSNPSVRNPRKRTRASRRAPTTVLTTDTSNFRAMVQEFTGIPAPPFTPASSFPRARLDLFGGGTASTSSPPYLLRPFPQKLSTTNSLLSPSSDFLLPKQNQYLPPMSSIFNLQPSPPPPLHQPNINLLGSDQTTTDTHRNHHLHQTPLPEELLSESGNILPATWVSSGGGAGGGVASDQALFRSTNSKYCTGTKVNNNYSASSSSLDFHGDKGSENVTTRSEGMMESWICSSD, from the coding sequence ATGGATTCTGGGAGTAGTGGAAGTATACAAAGCTCCAGCGGTGGTGAAGATGAGTACGATTCACGCGCAGAGGGGTTCTCTGGTTTTTTAAACAAACCGCCAGGACATGTCGGTCCTAAGGCTAACCCTTCCCCACAACTCACGGCGCACCACCCTCATTCTTCTACCTCCTCCGGCCTCTTCGACCCTTTCTCCAACTTCCTCGATCCATTACCCACTCGATCACACCAAAATTCCATTCCTAATCTCGATTTCCTCTGGCCCAGAAACAACCCGAGATCCGACCCCAACCCGATCCACTTTCCCGGCTCCATTTCCATGCCTCCTTCTTCAGCACCCAATTCATATATGGCGGCGACGAATAGTCAAGTCCCTCATCAGACCACGGAACCCAATGTAGTCCACCAAGCCCCACGAGGTTTAACGCTCACCACAGATCGAAGCGACGTCGTTcctaacaataataacaacacTGCAACTGGAACTAGTACTGGCACCAGCAACCCCTCCGTTCGTAACCCAAGGAAACGAACCCGAGCCTCGAGGCGAGCCCCAACTACAGTTCTCACTACCGATACGTCCAATTTCCGAGCCATGGTTCAGGAATTTACTGGGATTCCTGCCCCTCCCTTCACACCGGCTTCCTCTTTCCCCAGAGCCAGACTCGATCTTTTTGGCGGCGGTACGGCCTCCACTTCTTCCCCACCATACTTACTCCGTCCATTTCCCCAAAAGTTATCCACAACTAATTCCCTTCTCTCTCCATCCTCCGATTTTCTCCTCCCCAAACAGAATCAATATCTTCCTCCCATGTCCTCTATTTTTAATCTTCAGCCTTCTCCCCCTCCCCCGCTTCACCAACCAAATATCAACCTCCTGGGCTCCGACCAAACCACAACCGACACCCATCGTAATCACCATCTTCATCAAACACCTCTCCCGGAAGAGTTGCTATCAGAAAGTGGAAATATTCTTCCGGCCACCTGGGTAAGTAGCGGCGGCGGCGCAGGAGGAGGAGTAGCGTCGGACCAAGCTTTATTTAGGTCCACGAATAGCAAATACTGTACGGGTACTAAAGTTAACAACAACTATTCggcttcttcttcatctttggATTTTCATGGAGATAAAGGGTCAGAGAATGTGACAACTAGAAGTGAAGGTATGATGGAATCTTGGATTTGTTCTTCAGATTAA
- the LOC103484980 gene encoding protein SCO1 homolog 2, mitochondrial gives MLTFRSIFSTSKHHSRQARSVFQRLHPSISVLSCKYSTSSKYSKERPEVHSILSVDGHTSSSWTTYIIPAAVMGFVGLAAFVHYNDERRAVLKGQGNTCVNIVKGPVIGGPFSLIDTEKRNVTEKDLRGNWTLLYFGYTSSPDVVPEQLQIMSKAIDILESKHSLKVLPIFVTIDPQRDNPSHLRAYLKEFDSRIIGLTGPVAAVRQMAQEYRVYFKKVEEEGNDYLIDTSHKMYLLSPNLEVLRCFGMEYNAEEVSQAILNVLQKTPQ, from the exons ATGCTCACTTTTCGCTCTATTTTCTCAACCTCCAAACACCACTCCCGTCAGGCTAGATCTGTATTCCAAAG GTTACATCCATCAATTAGCGTTCTATCCTGCAAATATTCCACATCATCAAAATACAGTAAGGAAAGACCTGAAGTTCATTCTATTCTTTCCGTAGATGGACATACTTCTTCTTCATGGACTACTTATATCATT CCAGCTGCGGTGATGGGTTTTGTTGGGTTAGCAGCCTTTGTACATTATAACGATGAGAGAAGAGCTGTCTTGAAAG GACAGGGAAACACGTGTGTAAACATAGTTAAAGGACCAGTTATTGGGGGCCCTTTTTCTCTTATTGATACAGAGAAAAGAAATGTAACAGAGAAAGATCTTCGGGGGAACTGGACTCTCCTCTACTTTGGGTACACTTCGTCTCCTGATGTTGTGCCAGAGCAACTCCAGATTATGTCCAAGGCTATAGACATATTAG AATCTAAACATAGCCTCAAGGTTCTGCCTATCTTTGTGACAATTGATCCACAACGGGATAACCCGTCACATCTTCGTGCTTATCTTAAAG AGTTTGATTCAAGAATTATAGGACTGACTGGGCCAGTGGCAGCAGTAAGGCAAATGGCACAGGAATACCGTGTTTACTTTAAGAAGGTTGAGGAGGAAGGCAATGATTATCTTATCGATACTTCACACAAAAT GTATTTGTTGAGTCCAAACCTGGAGGTTTTGAGATGCTTTGGAATGGAGTACAATGCTGAAGAGGTTTCACAAGCCATACTGAACGTACTTCAAAAAACTCCTCAATAA
- the LOC103484981 gene encoding PLAT domain-containing protein 3, producing MATKSTLFFAFLLSFSAIAFSDDPDCVYTVYIRTGSILKAGTDSVITATLYTAAGDGIRIIDLEKWGGMMGPDYNYFERGNLDIFSGRGPCLSGPVCSLNLTSDGSGPHHGWYCNYVEVTTTGVHRSCDQQLFTVEQWLALDAPPYSLTAIQNNCPSGSESRRDLIRSGGPNLELKQVV from the exons ATGGCCACCAAATCTACCCTCTTCTTCGCCTTTCTCCTTTCCTTCTCTGCCATAGCTTTCTCCGAT GATCCGGATTGCGTGTACACGGTGTATATCAGAACAGGGTCGATCCTGAAAGCAGGGACGGACTCGGTGATTACCGCCACACTCTACACGGCTGCCGGGGATGGAATCAGGATTATCGATCTGGAGAAATGGGGCGGGATGATGGGACCAGACTACAACTACTTCGAGAGGGGCAATCTCGATATTTTCAGCGGAAGAGGTCCATGCCTGAGCGGACCGGTGTGTTCGTTAAACCTGACCTCGGATGGATCGGGTCCACACCATGGGTGGTACTGCAACTATGTGGAGGTGACCACGACAGGGGTTCATAGGTCGTGCGATCAACAACTGTTCACGGTGGAGCAGTGGTTGGCTCTGGATGCGCCGCCGTATAGTCTGACCGCCATCCAGAATAACTGTCCCAGTGGGAGTGAGAGTCGCCGGGATTTGATCCGGTCAGGTGGCCCAAATTTGGAATTGAAGCAGGTGGTTTGA
- the LOC107990289 gene encoding PLAT domain-containing protein 3-like — MAYKSPLFLSILLSFSAIAFSDDADCVYTVYIRTGSTLKAGTDSAIAATLYSADGDEVRIKDLEKWGGLMGPNYNYFERGNLDIFSGRGPCLSGPVCSLNLTSDGSGPHHGWYCNYVEVTTTGVHRPCEQALFTVEQWLALDVSPYELTAIRNNCLSGSGIQRDLKLE, encoded by the exons ATGGCCTACAAATCTCCCCTCTTCCTCTCCATTCTCCTCTCCTTTTCTGCCATAGCTTTCTCCGAT GATGCAGATTGTGTGTACACGGTGTACATCAGAACAGGGTCGACCTTGAAAGCAGGGACGGACTCGGCGATTGCCGCCACGCTCTACTCGGCGGATGGGGACGAAGTCCGGATTAAGGATCTGGAGAAATGGGGCGGGTTGATGGGACCCAACTACAACTACTTTGAGAGGGGCAATCTCGACATTTTCAGCGGGAGAGGTCCATGCCTGAGCGGACCGGTGTGTTCACTAAACCTGACGTCCGATGGATCGGGTCCGCACCATGGGTGGTACTGCAACTATGTGGAGGTTACTACAACGGGTGTCCACAGGCCGTGCGAGCAAGCGTTGTTCACGGTGGAGCAGTGGTTGGCCTTGGATGTGTCGCCTTATGAGCTGACCGCCATCCGGAATAACTGTCTGAGTGGGAGTGGAATCCAGCGTGATTTAAAATTGGAGTAG
- the LOC103484982 gene encoding probable trehalose-phosphate phosphatase J: MTNNPNVVISESKSSINMAITVTVSNSSIFQATAQKPPAGPSSTTGGGYISISRSTKLVQQPDGRARIKTWVDSMRASSPSRIKPTPSLSDHDHDHDHDHNSSWMLHHPSALDMFDQIIDASKGKQIVMFLDYDGTLSPIVDDPDRAFMSDAMRKTVKMVARSFPTAIVSGRRRDKVYGFVRLGELYYAGSHGMDIKGPTKDSNYKKCTQSVLFQPASEFLPMIDQVYKQLVEKTKSTPGAKVENNKFCLSVHYRCVEEKKWSELAQQVKSVLKDFPQLRLTQGRKVLEIRPTIKWDKGKALEFLLESLGFNNCSDVFPVYIGDDRTDEDAFKIIRERGQGFGILVSKFPKETSASYSLREPSEVMDFLQRLAEWKKRPILPLPGQCQM; this comes from the exons ATGACGAACAACCCGAATGTGGTAATTTCAGAGAGTAAATCAAGCATCAACATGGCCATCACTGTCACAGTATCAAACTCGTCGATTTTCCAAGCAACGGCTCAAAAGCCACCGGCTGGGCCCAGCTCAACCACCGGCGGTGGCTACATCTCAATATCTCGGTCCACAAAATTGGTGCAGCAGCCCGATGGGAGAGCAAGAATCAAGACATGGGTGGACTCAATGCGGGCCTCATCTCCCAGTCGTATTAAACCCACTCCTTCTCTCTCCGACCATGACCATGACCATGACCATGACCATAACTCCTCTTGGATG CTCCACCATCCTTCGGCTTTGGACATGTTTGACCAAATCATTGATGCTTCTAAAGGGAAACAAATAGTGATGTTTCTGGATTATGATGGCACACTTTCCCCAATTGTCGATGACCCAGATCGTGCCTTCATGTCCGATGCG ATGAGAAAAACGGTAAAAATGGTAGCGAGAAGCTTCCCTACTGCAATAGTGAGCGGGAGGCGAAGAGACAAG GTTTATGGGTTTGTAAGACTAGGAGAACTGTATTATGCAGGAAGCCATGGGATGGATATTAAAGGACCGACAAAAGATTCCAATTACAAGAAA TGTACTCAATCTGTTCTCTTTCAACCTGCCAGTGAGTTTCTCCCCATGATCGACCAg GTTTACAAACAACTGGTTGAAAAAACCAAATCAACTCCAGGAGCTAAAGTGGAGAACAATAAGTTTTGTCTCTCTGTTCACTACCGTTGTGTTGAAGAAAAG AAATGGAGTGAATTAGCCCAACAAGTTAAATCTGTCTTGAAAGATTTCCCACAGCTTCGACTAACCCAAGGAAGaaag GTATTAGAGATTCGTCCAACCATTAAGTGGGACAAAGGAAAGGCCTTGGAATTCTTATTAGAGTCACTTG gATTCAACAATTGTTCTGATGTTTTCCCCGTATATATCGGAGATGATCGAACGGATGAAGATGCTTTTAAG ATAATAAGAGAGAGAGGACAAGGGTTTGGCATTCTTGTGTCAAAATTTCCGAAGGAAACGAGTGCTTCTTATTCTCTACGGGAACCTTCTGAG gTTATGGACTTTTTGCAACGCTTGGCTGAGTGGAAGAAGAGACCTATATTGCCACTGCCAGGGCAGTGCCAGATGTGA